From Panicum hallii strain FIL2 chromosome 2, PHallii_v3.1, whole genome shotgun sequence, a single genomic window includes:
- the LOC112881888 gene encoding trafficking protein particle complex subunit 2-like protein — MIVCVAVVGHQNNPLYLQSFTEADDALKLHHIVHCSLDVIDERVNNPKRSAPTLNETFLGLLYPTENYKVYGYLTNTKVKFIMVTTDLDVKDADARNFFRKFHAAYVDAVSNPFHVPGKKIASRSFGARVSTIVKSFGSGTTG, encoded by the exons ATGATCGTCTGCGTCGCCGTCGTCGGACACCAG AACAACCCGCTGTACCTGCAGAGCTTCACGGAGGCGGACGACGCCCTCAAGCTCCACCACATCGTCCACTGCTCCCTCGACGTCATCGACGAGCGAG TAAACAATCCTAAAAGGAGTGCGCCTACATTGAATGAGACATTTTTGGGTCTTCTGTACCCAACTGAGAACTACAAAGT GTATGGCTATTTGACAAACACGAAGGTCAAATTTATCATGGTCACGACTGATCTTGATGTCAAAGATGCAGATGCCAGAAAT TTTTTCAGGAAGTTCCATGCTGCATATGTAGATGCTGTCTCGAACCCCTTCCATGTCCCAGGGAAGAAGATTGCTTCCAGAAGCTTTGGCGCAAGAGTAAGCACCATTGTGAAGTCCTTCGGTTCAGGAACAACTGGTTGA
- the LOC112881944 gene encoding uncharacterized protein LOC112881944, whose product MAFSGRIKQLVKKYGKVAVGVHISVSCASVAGLYVAINNNVDVEAVFRRFGISPGVAVGGEASPAPAPGPAASDEALRDAALPPRPSDVLQEGPERPPRNRTMELVASSGGALTLALLCNKALLPVRVPITIALTPPIARALSRWRLVKS is encoded by the coding sequence atggcgttcTCGGGCCGGATCAAGCAGCTCGTGAAGAAGTACGGCAAGGTGGCCGTCGGCGTCCACATCTCCGTCTCCTGCGCCTCGGTCGCCGGCCTGTACGTCGCCATCAACAACAACGTCGACGTCGAAGCCGTCTTCCGCAGGTTTGGCATCTCCCCCGGCGTCGCCGTCGGCGGGGAAGCCTCACCCGCCCcggcccccggccccgccgccagcGACGAGGCACTGCGCGACGCCGCCCTGCCGCCCAGGCCCAGCGATGTCCTGCAAGAAGGGCCGGAGCGGCCGCCGCGCAACCGGACGATGGAGCTCGTGgcgtcgagcggcggcgcgctcacGCTCGCGCTCCTCTGCAACAAGGCGCTGCTCCCCGTGAGGGTCCCCATCACCATCGCGCTCACGCCGCCCATCGCCAGGGCCCTCAGCCGCTGGAGGCTCGTCAAGAGCTGA
- the LOC112881500 gene encoding uncharacterized protein LOC112881500, translating to MAFASSLLPAPVSRVRATTAPELAAFPPAWKGVSLAAARRWGSRHGVRAEVNESGSTLAVDALSQVKHVLLPVTDRNPYLSEGTRQAAAATASLAKKYGANITVVVIDDKPKESFPEHDTQMSSIRWHLSEGGFTEFGLMERLGEDRKPTAIIGEVADELELDLVVLSMEAIHSKHVDGNLLAEFIPCPVLLLPL from the exons ATGGCCTTCGCCAGCTCGCTCCTCCCCGCTCCTGTCTCCCGCGTCCGCGCGACCACCGCGCCGGAGCTCGCCGCTTTCCCACCCGCCTGGAAGGGAGTCTCCCTCGCAGCCGCGCGCCGCTGGGGATCCCGGCACGGAG TGAGGGCCGAAGTGAATGAATCTGGAAGCACTTTGGCTGTTGATGCTCTCTCACAAGTTAAACATGTTCTGCTTCCAGTCACTGATCGCAACCCCTACCTTTCGGAAGGCACAAGACAG GCTGCAGCAGCAACCGCTTCTCTAGCTAAGAAATATGGAGCAAACATTACTGTAGTTG TTATTGATGATAAACCTAAGGAGTCATTTCCAGAGCACGATACGCAGATGTCAAGCATCAGATGGCATCTCTCAGAAG GTGGATTTACGGAGTTTGGACTGATGGAGCGTCTTGGGGAAGATAGGAAACCAACAGCAATCATCGGGGAGGTCGCTGATGAGCTGGAGTTAGATCTGGTTGTGCTAAGCATGGAGGCAATCCACTCGAAGCATGTTGATGGCAATCTGCTGGCTGAATTCATCCCATGCCCTGTTCTGCTGCTCCCGCTCTAA
- the LOC112882650 gene encoding probable 26S proteasome non-ATPase regulatory subunit 3 isoform X1 has protein sequence MPEDVEMNDSQAAPAAVSDPPAPAQSTLHHLKEIASVIEAGSLSKEVRRISRAVRLTIALRRRLAARDVAAFLAFALPPSSEAFARLSALVPKEDGSEMDVDTAAPTAQVSIKHGLPEIEIYCYLLVLIFLIDNKKYDEAKTCASAGIARLKSLNRRTVDVLASRLYSYYSYVHELTNTLAEIRGTLLALHRMATLHHDELGQETLLNLLLRNYLHYNLYDQAEKLRSKAPRFEAHSNQQFCRYLFYLGKIRTIQLEYTDAKESLLQAARKAPTTARGFRIQCNKWAIIVRLLLGEIPERTVFMQKGMKAALIPYFELTNAVRVGDLELFRSVADKFSSTFSADRTRNLIVRLRHNVIRTGLRNISISYSRISLADIAKKLRLDSENPVADAESIVAKAIRDGAIDATIDHANGCMVSKETGDVYSTNEPQIAFNSRIAFCLNMHNEAVKALRFPPNSHKEKESAEKRRERFQQEEELAKHMAEEDDDDF, from the exons ATGCCGGAGGACGTCGAGATGAACGACTCCcaggccgcgcccgccgccgttAGCGACCCCCCGGCGCCCGCGCAGTCCACTCTCCACC ATCTGAAGGAGATCGCGTCGGTGATCGAGGCCGGGTCGCTGAGCAAGGAGGTCCGCCGGATCTCACGCGCCGTCCGCCTGACCatcgccctccgccgccgcctcgccgcccgggACGTTGCCGCCTTCCTGGCCTTCGCGCTGCCTCCTTCCTCGGAGGCCTTCGCCCGCCTCTCCGCCCTTGTGCCCAAG GAAGATGGTAGTGAAATGGATGTTGATACGGCAGCTCCAACAGCTCAAGTTTCAATCAAGCATGGTCTTCCTGAGATTGAAATTTATTGTTACCTTCTTGTGCTTATTTTCCTTATTGATAATAAGAAATATGATGAG GCTAAAACATGTGCCTCCGCAGGCATTGCTCGTCTGAAGAGTCTGAACAGGAGAACAGTTGATGTTTTGGCTTCTAGGCTGTACTCCTATTACTCATATGTCCATGAGCTTACCAACACCCTTGCTGAGATTCGCGG GACTCTCCTGGCATTGCACAGAATGGCGACTTTACACCATGATGAGCTTGGTCAG GAAACTCTTCTCAATCTGCTTCTTCGCAATTACCTGCACTACAACTTGTATGACCAGGCAGAGAAGCTTAGGTCAAAGGCGCCTCGTTTTGAAGCACATTCCAATCAACAG TTCTGCCGGTATCTCTTTTACTTGGGCAAAATAAGGACAATTCAGTTGGAGTACACTGATGCTAAAGAAAGCCTTTTGCAAGCTGCTAGAAAGGCACCCACTACAGCTCGAGGATTTCGGATCCAGTGCAACAAATGGGCCATTATTGTAAGGCTGCTCTTAGGAGAGATTCCAGAGAGAACTGTTTTCATGCAGAAAGGAATGAAAGCTGCTTTGATACCCTATTTTGAGCTTACAAAT GCTGTCCGAGTTGGTGACCTAGAGCTATTCAGATCTGTGGCAGATAAATTTTCAAGCACTTTCAGTGCAGATAGGACCCGGAATTTGATAGTGAGGCTGCGCCACAATGTTATCCGGACTGGATTGCGTAACATCAGCATCTCATACTCAAGGATTTCCCTTGCTGATATTGCCAAGAAGCTGAGGTTGGACTCTGAGAACCCTGTCGCTGATGCTGAAAGCATTGTAGCCAAGGCCATCAGGGATGGGGCAATTGATGCCACCATTGACCATGCCAACGGCTGTATGGTGTCGAAGGAGACTGGCGATGTCTACTCAACTAACGAGCCACAGATAGCTTTCAACTCCAGGATCGCGTTTTGCCTGAACATGCATAATGAGGCGGTCAAGGCGCTAAGATTCCCTCCGAACTCTCACAAGGAAAAGGAGAGTGCCGAGAAGAGGCGTGAGAGGTTCCAGCAGGAGGAAGAACTGGCAAAACATATGGCCgaggaagatgatgatgatttcTAG
- the LOC112882650 gene encoding probable 26S proteasome non-ATPase regulatory subunit 3 isoform X2, whose amino-acid sequence MDVDTAAPTAQVSIKHGLPEIEIYCYLLVLIFLIDNKKYDEAKTCASAGIARLKSLNRRTVDVLASRLYSYYSYVHELTNTLAEIRGTLLALHRMATLHHDELGQETLLNLLLRNYLHYNLYDQAEKLRSKAPRFEAHSNQQFCRYLFYLGKIRTIQLEYTDAKESLLQAARKAPTTARGFRIQCNKWAIIVRLLLGEIPERTVFMQKGMKAALIPYFELTNAVRVGDLELFRSVADKFSSTFSADRTRNLIVRLRHNVIRTGLRNISISYSRISLADIAKKLRLDSENPVADAESIVAKAIRDGAIDATIDHANGCMVSKETGDVYSTNEPQIAFNSRIAFCLNMHNEAVKALRFPPNSHKEKESAEKRRERFQQEEELAKHMAEEDDDDF is encoded by the exons ATGGATGTTGATACGGCAGCTCCAACAGCTCAAGTTTCAATCAAGCATGGTCTTCCTGAGATTGAAATTTATTGTTACCTTCTTGTGCTTATTTTCCTTATTGATAATAAGAAATATGATGAG GCTAAAACATGTGCCTCCGCAGGCATTGCTCGTCTGAAGAGTCTGAACAGGAGAACAGTTGATGTTTTGGCTTCTAGGCTGTACTCCTATTACTCATATGTCCATGAGCTTACCAACACCCTTGCTGAGATTCGCGG GACTCTCCTGGCATTGCACAGAATGGCGACTTTACACCATGATGAGCTTGGTCAG GAAACTCTTCTCAATCTGCTTCTTCGCAATTACCTGCACTACAACTTGTATGACCAGGCAGAGAAGCTTAGGTCAAAGGCGCCTCGTTTTGAAGCACATTCCAATCAACAG TTCTGCCGGTATCTCTTTTACTTGGGCAAAATAAGGACAATTCAGTTGGAGTACACTGATGCTAAAGAAAGCCTTTTGCAAGCTGCTAGAAAGGCACCCACTACAGCTCGAGGATTTCGGATCCAGTGCAACAAATGGGCCATTATTGTAAGGCTGCTCTTAGGAGAGATTCCAGAGAGAACTGTTTTCATGCAGAAAGGAATGAAAGCTGCTTTGATACCCTATTTTGAGCTTACAAAT GCTGTCCGAGTTGGTGACCTAGAGCTATTCAGATCTGTGGCAGATAAATTTTCAAGCACTTTCAGTGCAGATAGGACCCGGAATTTGATAGTGAGGCTGCGCCACAATGTTATCCGGACTGGATTGCGTAACATCAGCATCTCATACTCAAGGATTTCCCTTGCTGATATTGCCAAGAAGCTGAGGTTGGACTCTGAGAACCCTGTCGCTGATGCTGAAAGCATTGTAGCCAAGGCCATCAGGGATGGGGCAATTGATGCCACCATTGACCATGCCAACGGCTGTATGGTGTCGAAGGAGACTGGCGATGTCTACTCAACTAACGAGCCACAGATAGCTTTCAACTCCAGGATCGCGTTTTGCCTGAACATGCATAATGAGGCGGTCAAGGCGCTAAGATTCCCTCCGAACTCTCACAAGGAAAAGGAGAGTGCCGAGAAGAGGCGTGAGAGGTTCCAGCAGGAGGAAGAACTGGCAAAACATATGGCCgaggaagatgatgatgatttcTAG
- the LOC112881598 gene encoding eggshell protein 2A — translation MDRYQRVEKPREDAPIKENEIRITTQGRMRNYITYATALLQDKGSDEVVFKAMGRAINKTVMIAELIKRRIVGLHQNTTTGSTDITDMWEPLEEGLLPLETTRHVSMITITLSKKELDTSSVGYQTPLPADQVKPLVEYDNDEDAHSPGGRGRGRGGRGRGRGRGRGRGGRGNGYNDYADGGWGEEDHAPEYMGNGYPRGRGRGFRGRGRRGGYGGQPDYQQDGGYYDEAPVPAPGRGRGRGRGRGRGPSRGRGRGGNVNGVVHAAAAGA, via the exons ATGGACCGGTACCAGAGGGTGGAGAAGCCGAGGGAGGATGCGCCCATCAAGGAGAATGAGATCCGCATCACCACGCAGGGGAGGATGCGCAACTACATCACCTACGCCACCGCCTTGCTCCAG GACAAGGGTTCCGATGAGGTTGTATTCAAGGCCATGGGAAGGGCTATCAACAAAACTGTCATGATCGCAGAATTGATCAAG AGGAGGATTGTTGGTCTCCATCAGAATACGACCACTGGATCTACTGATATTACTGATATGTGGGAGCCATTGGAGGAAGGCCTACTTCC GCTTGAGACAACAAGGCATGTCTCTATGATCACTATAACTCTTTCAAAGAAGGAGCTGGACACATCCTCTGTCGG ATATCAAACTCCTTTGCCTGCTGATCAGGTGAAGCCTTTGGTTGAGTACGATAATGATGAAG ATGCACATTCACCTGGTGGCCGAGGGAGGGGCCGTGGTGGCCGAGGCCGCGGGCGAGgcaggggaaggggaagaggTGGACGTG GAAATGGATACAATGACTATGCTGATGGTGGTTGGGGAGAGGAGGATCATGCCCCTGAGTACATGGGCAACGGATATCCCCGTGGAAGAGGGAGAGGTTTCAGAGGTCGCGGCAGGAGAGGTGGCTACGGTGGCCAGCCTGATTACCAACAGGATGGAGGCTATTATGATGAGGCACCTGTTCCTGCTCCGGGCCGAG GTCGTGGTCGAGGTCGTGGCCGCGGGAGAGGCCCGTCCAGAGGCAGAGGACGCGGTGGCAACGTGAACGGTGTGGTGCATGCTGCAGCGGCCGGTGCGTAA